The following proteins are encoded in a genomic region of Nycticebus coucang isolate mNycCou1 chromosome 19, mNycCou1.pri, whole genome shotgun sequence:
- the LOC128571714 gene encoding spindle and kinetochore-associated protein 2-like, giving the protein MEAKIDKLELMFQKTDSDLDYIQYRLEYEIKTNHPEYRREKSSYTSKEMLAIKSCYQNLYAHFKPVAVEQKETKSRICATVSKTLNMIRLQKQTDLQLSPLTEQEKNAAEQLKSHMPDLGRNGLPKGNSNREEINSRKT; this is encoded by the exons ATGGAGGCTAAGATCGATAAGCTGGAACTGATGTTCCAGAAAACTGACTCTGATCTGGATTACATTCAGTACAGGCTGGAATATGAAATCAAAACTAATCatcctgaata CAGGCGAGAAAAGTCCAGTTACACGTCAAAGGAAATGTTAGCGATAAAGTCTTGTTATCAAAATTTGTACGCACACTTCAAACCAGTTGCTGTTGAGCAGAAAGAGACTAAGAGCCGCATTTGTGCTACTGTGAGTAAGACTCTGAACATGATACGACTACAAAAGCAAACAGACCTGCAGCTGTCGCCACTgactgagcaagagaaaaatgcAGCAGAGCAATTAAAATCTCACATGCCAGACTTAGGAAGAAATGGACTTCCAAAAGGGAACTCTAATAGAGAAGAGATCAATTCCAGAAAAACTTAG